A genomic window from Schistocerca serialis cubense isolate TAMUIC-IGC-003099 chromosome 4, iqSchSeri2.2, whole genome shotgun sequence includes:
- the LOC126474436 gene encoding receptor-interacting serine/threonine-protein kinase 4-like, with translation MKLSPVLELDSVAASQLDQNSNAPLVLKNDSDIATAVNKGSDNVSHIEDDTDSAAGLDDDTDAVPVLEDGTDTEPLRENATEVQDLETSISGGYILEDGANVAYHLEANSNAVPVPENNLSTASILSEDSGTVATRETDECEGSNMLEQSYQSERRSSSGSVILRDSGYGTLFETGEYSGGVWRERYEHTHKILADDAIDRGCPDQLIKALRALGFTNRDLPLESAPPLHFAAAARHLRALDYLLSLNYDVDACDDQQNTALHVAASKGSEEVVRKLVSAGASVAAVNADGTSVAHWAARFDNADLLPVLKDLGASVNTADVAGNTPLHVAAQTLAYRSLTRLLHLGADVSVPNRSGNTPLHVAATNDFSNAVLALVVSNADTSLRNTGGRTPLHEAVFCGSIESLEVMLTAQMDKECCDNLQQTPLLTACRRRQVPAVRLLLNYGANVRHVDSSLNTALHLAAQAGDGNITQTLISYGAEVNAANAEGLTPLHYAAFGNKEDALFPLLLTPGLNVDAVDQKGNTALHLAAYKGSETAVSYLALSSATLLPNNKGKTPVDMARERGHMRVAAWLRRNAVPDGI, from the coding sequence ATGAAACTTTCGCCTGTCCTGGAATTGGATTCAGTAGCTGCATCTCAACTGGACCAAAATTCCAACGCTCCACTCGTTCTGAAGAACGACTCTGACATTGCGACCGCTGTGAACAAGGGTTCAGATAACGTTTCTCATATCGAAGATGACACCGACAGTGCGGCAGGACTGGATGATGATACTGATGCTGTGCCAGTGCTGGAAGATGGTACCGACACAGAGCCTTTACGGGAAAATGCCACAGAAGTGCAGGATTTGGAAACGAGTATCAGCGGTGGTTACATTCTCGAAGATGGGGCCAATGTTGCCTACCATCTGGAAGCGAATTCTAACGCTGTGCCGGTTCCGGAAAATAATTTAAGTACAGCATCTATTCTCTCGGAAGATTCAGGTACTGTGGCTACAAGGGAGACAGACGAATGTGAGGGTAGCAACATGTTGGAACAATCATATCAGAGTGAACGAAGAAGTTCAAGTGGCAGTGTTATTCTTAGAGATTCAGGTTATGGAACTTTGTTTGAGACGGGAGAATACAGTGGAGGCGTTTGGAGAGAGAGATACGAACATACGCACAAAATATTAGCAGACGACGCTATTGACAGAGGATGTCCAGATCAACTGATCAAAGCTCTGCGCGCTTTGGGGTTCACCAACCGCGATCTGCCTCTGGAATCGGCACCGCCACTTCATTTCGCAGCAGCCGCAAGACACTTAAGAGCGCTCGACTACTTACTCAGCCTGAACTACGACGTGGATGCGTGTGACGACCAGCAGAACACTGCCCTTCACGTTGCAGCCAGCAAGGGTTCTGAGGAAGTGGTGAGGAAGCTGGTCAGTGCAGGAGCTTCTGTAGCGGCGGTGAATGCAGACGGAACATCGGTGGCGCACTGGGCTGCCCGCTTTGATAACGCTGACCTACTTCCAGTGCTGAAGGATCTGGGTGCCAGCGTCAACACTGCAGACGTCGCAGGCAACACGCCGCTCCACGTGGCAGCCCAGACGCTGGCGTACAGGTCTCTAACCAGGCTGCTGCACTTGGGCGCCGATGTATCCGTCCCCAACCGCAGTGGCAACACCCCACTGCATGTGGCCGCCACGAATGACTTCTCAAATGCCGTCCTGGCGTTGGTGGTGTCAAATGCGGACACGAGTTTGCGCAACACTGGGGGCAGGACACCTTTACACGAGGCGGTTTTCTGCGGCAGTATAGAATCGCTGGAAGTGATGCTGACAGCCCAGATGGATAAGGAGTGTTGCGATAATCTGCAGCAGACGCCTCTGCTTACGGCTTGCCGTAGGCGCCAAGTTCCGGCCGTGAGGCTTCTGTTAAACTACGGCGCAAATGTACGTCACGTGGACAGTTCACTGAACACTGCTTTGCACCTGGCAGCTCAAGCCGGCGACGGGAACATCACGCAGACCTTGATCAGTTACGGTGCTGAAGTCAATGCTGCCAATGCTGAGGGGTTAACGCCGTTGCACTATGCAGCGTTCGGTAATAAAGAAGATGCTCTGTTTCCTCTTCTCCTAACACCGGGTCTGAACGTGGACGCTGTGGACCAGAAAGGCAACACTGCCCTTCACCTGGCGGCGTACAAGGGCTCAGAGACGGCTGTGAGTTACCTTGCGCTATCCAGCGCCACGCTGTTACCAAACAACAAAGGGAAAACACCAGTGGACATGGCAAGAGAGCGGGGGCATATGCGGGTAGCAGCCTGGCTTAGGCGCAACGCTGTCCCCGACGGCATCTGA